A region from the Hyalangium minutum genome encodes:
- a CDS encoding tetratricopeptide repeat protein codes for MIRAGVLVLQLFTAQTPAPATSAPEAPATEAQALPPDVDALYKLGVAFLNQGQPKKAAPPLKKLLEKAPEVIAARVALARALRLSGDTEEARTLLDGSIAMYPEESTLRAERGLLARVLEENDVAISQYSVAAELSPKDAELQFNLGEALQRAGRTEDALAAYEDALKLDPKLTVARVNMAKAQADKGLLGEAKETMKEAIQLAPNDAEAHYNLGVLLMRENNLPEAMSKYQDALKINPKHALAHNNMGVVYDGLGQHQKATEAFKKAIAADPKYAEAHFNLGLAYFWLGEQVLATKSFEKALTLEPRRSSGPYTQLGHLYLQQGKKDRAVEAFKKAIEASAEDGKKTTEAYQGLARAYLAQGKVDDAVATLKKVVDDFPKDASAREAYGDALKAKGDLDGAIAQYEEGVSLSPTTELRLALANAYARKRVGAKAQPLLESILKEEPGHRTAKLELADLYLAMGRYVEVEELLKAKDGDTADSGALARLGIMHSRLGRPDKALELLEQAVKRDPAQLDARAELGQLYLRGGDTDKAVRELGNVLAIEPRHPMALLYTGQALYRLGKAKEAEQSFRAAAQVDPNFAEPHNALGQLLEAAKRTDEAKAEYAKTVELQSNHEDAKAALKRLGGNVAASPKP; via the coding sequence AGGCCGCTCCACCGCTGAAGAAGCTGCTGGAGAAGGCCCCCGAAGTCATCGCCGCCCGCGTGGCGCTGGCTCGGGCGCTGCGCCTGTCCGGCGACACGGAGGAGGCACGCACGCTGCTGGACGGCTCCATCGCCATGTATCCGGAGGAGTCCACGCTGCGGGCCGAGCGCGGCCTGCTGGCCCGGGTGCTGGAGGAGAATGACGTGGCCATCAGCCAGTACTCGGTGGCCGCCGAGCTGTCTCCGAAGGACGCGGAGCTGCAGTTCAACCTGGGCGAGGCGCTCCAGCGCGCGGGCCGCACCGAGGACGCCCTCGCTGCCTACGAGGATGCGCTCAAGCTGGATCCGAAGCTCACGGTGGCTCGGGTGAACATGGCCAAGGCCCAGGCCGACAAGGGCCTGCTGGGCGAGGCCAAGGAGACGATGAAGGAAGCCATCCAGCTCGCGCCGAATGACGCCGAGGCTCACTACAACCTGGGCGTGCTGCTGATGCGGGAGAACAACCTCCCCGAGGCCATGTCCAAGTACCAGGACGCGCTGAAGATCAACCCGAAGCACGCCCTGGCGCACAACAACATGGGTGTGGTGTACGACGGGCTCGGCCAGCACCAGAAGGCCACCGAGGCTTTCAAGAAGGCCATCGCCGCGGACCCCAAGTACGCGGAGGCGCACTTCAACCTGGGCCTGGCGTACTTCTGGCTCGGCGAGCAGGTGCTGGCAACGAAGTCCTTCGAGAAGGCGCTCACGCTGGAGCCGCGGCGCTCCAGCGGCCCGTACACGCAGCTGGGCCACCTCTATCTGCAGCAGGGCAAGAAGGACCGCGCGGTGGAGGCCTTCAAGAAGGCCATCGAGGCCAGCGCCGAGGACGGCAAGAAGACCACCGAGGCCTACCAGGGCCTGGCCCGCGCGTACCTCGCGCAGGGCAAGGTGGACGACGCGGTGGCCACGCTAAAGAAGGTGGTGGATGACTTCCCCAAGGACGCCAGCGCTCGCGAGGCCTACGGCGATGCGCTCAAGGCCAAGGGAGACCTGGACGGCGCCATCGCCCAGTACGAGGAGGGCGTGTCGCTCTCGCCGACGACGGAGCTGCGCCTGGCGCTGGCGAATGCGTATGCGCGCAAGCGCGTGGGCGCCAAGGCCCAGCCGCTCCTGGAGTCCATCCTCAAGGAAGAGCCCGGCCATCGCACCGCGAAGCTGGAGCTGGCGGACCTGTACCTCGCCATGGGCCGCTACGTGGAGGTGGAGGAGCTGCTCAAGGCGAAAGACGGCGACACCGCGGACTCGGGCGCGCTGGCGCGGCTGGGTATCATGCACTCGCGCCTCGGGCGCCCGGACAAGGCACTGGAGCTTCTGGAGCAGGCCGTGAAGCGCGACCCGGCACAGCTCGACGCCCGGGCGGAGCTGGGTCAGCTCTACCTGCGCGGCGGCGACACGGACAAGGCGGTGCGAGAGCTGGGGAACGTGCTGGCCATCGAGCCGCGCCACCCCATGGCACTGCTCTACACGGGCCAGGCGCTGTACCGGCTCGGCAAGGCGAAGGAGGCCGAGCAGTCCTTCCGCGCCGCGGCCCAGGTGGATCCGAACTTCGCCGAGCCGCACAACGCGCTCGGGCAGTTGCTCGAGGCCGCCAAGCGCACGGACGAGGCGAAGGCGGAGTACGCCAAGACCGTGGAGCTCCAGTCCAACCACGAGGACGCGAAGGCCGCCCTCAAGCGGCTGGGCGGAAACGTGGCGGCCTCGCCGAAGCCCTGA
- a CDS encoding EamA family transporter: MEPVVLMLVLLSAFFHALWNALLKRHEDPEAGVVGVITVDVVLGALWALGLRGEAFPTRAGWLWGLSAGVCEGLYLFSLARSLSNAPLGLAYTVARGGALLLVWPVSVLWLGEALTSLTVAGALVLSAGLGVTGLVRPSGPSSRGVVWAAASAVCIAGYHVSYKQALGTGAQPPALFALGLGVALPMLLFMHSSREKRAAVLRQVRLSPWLMLATGTVSTLSFALLLTALAGGGAGAVLTLRNTSIAFALGLAMLQGERPGRRQLSGAVLVMAGAVLLGWPA, encoded by the coding sequence GTGGAGCCTGTCGTCCTCATGTTGGTGTTGTTGTCCGCGTTCTTTCACGCGCTGTGGAACGCGCTGCTCAAGCGGCACGAGGATCCCGAGGCGGGCGTGGTAGGCGTCATCACCGTGGACGTGGTGCTGGGTGCGCTGTGGGCGCTGGGGCTGCGCGGCGAGGCGTTCCCCACGCGGGCGGGGTGGCTGTGGGGGCTGAGCGCGGGCGTGTGTGAAGGCCTGTACCTGTTCTCGCTCGCGCGTTCGCTGAGCAACGCTCCTCTTGGACTCGCGTACACGGTGGCGCGCGGCGGAGCGCTGCTGCTGGTGTGGCCGGTGTCCGTGCTGTGGCTGGGCGAGGCCCTCACGTCACTCACCGTGGCGGGCGCGCTCGTGCTGTCGGCGGGGCTGGGGGTGACGGGGCTGGTGCGGCCCTCGGGCCCGTCCTCGCGCGGTGTGGTGTGGGCGGCCGCGAGCGCGGTGTGCATTGCCGGCTACCACGTGTCCTATAAGCAGGCGCTCGGCACGGGGGCTCAGCCTCCAGCGCTGTTCGCGCTCGGGCTGGGGGTGGCACTGCCCATGTTGCTGTTCATGCATTCCAGCCGCGAGAAGCGGGCCGCGGTGCTCCGGCAGGTGCGGCTCAGTCCGTGGCTGATGCTGGCGACGGGGACGGTGAGCACGCTGTCCTTCGCGCTGCTGCTCACGGCGCTCGCCGGTGGAGGCGCGGGGGCGGTGCTGACGCTGCGCAACACGTCCATCGCGTTTGCCCTGGGGCTCGCGATGCTCCAGGGCGAGCGCCCTGGGCGGCGTCAGCTCTCCGGGGCGGTGCTGGTGATGGCGGGGGCGGTGCTGCTGGGCTGGCCCGCGTAA